The following proteins are encoded in a genomic region of Micropterus dolomieu isolate WLL.071019.BEF.003 ecotype Adirondacks linkage group LG04, ASM2129224v1, whole genome shotgun sequence:
- the si:dkey-237i9.1 gene encoding SEC14-like protein 1 isoform X2, whose protein sequence is MVQKYQSPVRVYKHPFELVMEAYERRFPTCHLIPMFVASDVVEEETSEDGSTHRVERRCALDVDAPRLLKRIAGVDYVYFIQKNTLNRKERTLHIESHNETFSNRVIIHETCCYSVHPENEDWTCFEQTASLDIKSFFGFESTVEKIAMKQYASSIKKGKEIIEYYLKELEDEGITHVPRWTPSSVTLSLPRPTSLSTSPLVLPELSVTPAACVPLPTDTKDSTSQDTKQDSSALQADSLTEILAGTPEDKLDADYIKRYLGDLTPLQESCLIRLRKWLQETHKGKIPKDEHILRFLRARDFNMDRAREILCQSLTWRKQHQVDYLLETWSSPQVLQDFYTGGWHHHDRDGRPLYILRLGQMDTKGLVRALGEESLLRHVLSINEEGLRRCEENTKVFGRPISCWTCLVDLEGLNMRHLWRPGVKALLRIIEVVEANYPETLGRLLILRAPRVFPVLWTLVSPFIDENTRKKFLIYAGNDYQGPGGLVDYIDKEIIPDFLGGECMCEVPEGGLVPKSMYRTAEELENEDVRLWTETIYQSASVFKGAPHELLIEIIDASSVITWDFDMCKGDVVFNIYHSKRAPQPPRKDPLGAHGITSPGGNNVQLIDKSWTLGQDYSMVESPLTCKEGESVQGSHITRWPGFYILQWKFHNMPACSATNLPRVDDVLATLQVSSHKCKVMYYTEVLGSEDFRGSMTSLESSHSGFSQLSAATTSSSQSQSSSMISR, encoded by the exons GCCTATGAGCGCCGGTTCCCAACCTGTCACCTTATCCCTATGTTTGTGGCAAGTGATGTGGTGGAAGAGGAGACCAGCGAGGACGGTTCCACCCACAGGGTTGAGCGCCGCTGTGCCCTGGATGTTGACGCCCCACGCCTGCTCAAAAGG ATTGCAGGTGTAGATTATGTCTACTTCATCCAGAAAAACACGCTGAACCGCAAAGAAAGGACACTTCACATCGAATCCCATAATGAGACCTTCTCCAACAGGGTCATCATCCATGAGACCTGCTGCTATTCG GTTCACCCGGAAAATGAGGACTGGACATGTTTTGAGCAGACCGCCAGCTTGGACATCAAGTCCTTCTTTGGCTTTGAGAGCACTGTGGAAAAGATTGCCATGAAGCAGTATGCCAGCAGTAtcaaaaag gGGAAAGAAATCATAGAGTACTACCTGAAGGAGCTAGAAGATGAAGGGATCACCCATGTGCCGCGCTGGACTCCCTCCTCCGTCACCCTGTCTCTCCCCAGGCCAACTAGCCTCTCCACCAGCCCACTTGTTCTCCCAGAACTCTCAGTCACGCCCGCCGCTTGTGTCCCGCTGCCCACCGACACCAAGGACAGCACCTCCCAGGACACCAAGCAGGACAGCAGCGCCCTTCAGGCAGACAGCTTAACAGAGATCCTGGCTGGTACACCTGAAG ATAAGTTGGATGCAGACTATATCAAACGTTACCTAGGCGACCTGACCCCCCTGCAGGAGAGCTGTCTGATCAGACTTCGCAAATGGCTGCAGGAGACTCACAAGGGAAAG ATCCCTAAGGACGAGCACATACTGCGTTTCCTGCGTGCCAGGGACTTCAACATGGACAGGGCACGGGAGATCCTTTGCCAGTCGCTGACTTGGAGGAAGCAGCACCAGGTGGACTACCTTCTGGAGACCTGGAGCTCACCCCAGGTCCTCCAGGACTTCTACACCGGGGGATGGCACCACCATGACCGAG ATGGGCGTCCTTTGTACATCCTGAGGTTGGGCCAGATGGACACCAAAGGGCTGGTCCGTGCTCTCGGAGAGGAGTCTCTACTCAGACAT GTGCTGTCTATTAATGAGGAGGGTCTGAGACGCTGTGAGGAGAACACCAAGGTGTTTGGTCGACCCATCAG CTGTTGGACGTGTCTGGTTGATCTGGAGGGGCTTAACATGCGTCACCTGTGGCGACCGGGAGTCAAGGCGCTGCTGAGGATCATTGAGGTCGTGGAGGCCAACTACCCAGAGACTCTGGGACGGCTGCTTATCTTAAGAGCTCCCAGAGTTTTCCCTGTCCTCTGGACACTG GTGAGTCCGTTCATTGATGAAAACACACGCAAGAAGTTCCTTATCTACGCAGGCAATGACTACCAGGGTCCTGGAGGGCTGGTGGACTACATAGACAAGGAGATCATCCCTGACTTCCTGGGAGGAGAGTGTATG TGTGAGGTACCAGAAGGCGGTCTCGTTCCCAAGTCGATGTACCGCACAGCCGAGGAGCTTGAGAATGAAGACGTTCGCCTGTGGACTGAGACGATCTACCAAAGCGCCAGTGTGTTCAAGGGAGCTCCACACGAG CTTCTGATTGAGATCATCGACGCCTCCTCGGTCATCACCTGGGACTTTGACATGTGCAAAGGTGACGTGGTTTTCAACATCTACCACTCCAAACGGGCCCCCCAGCCTCCGCGTAAGGACCCCCTGGGAGCCCACGGCATTACCTCCCCGGGAGGTAACAATGTCCAGCTTATTGACAAGTCATGGACACTGGGGCAGGATTACAGCATGGTGGAGTCTCCTCTCACCTGCAAAGAGGGCGAGAGCGTGCAG GGCTCCCATATTACCCGGTGGCCAGGTTTCTATATCCTCCAGTGGAAGTTCCACAACATGCCGGCCTGCTCGGCCACCAACCTGCCCCGAGTGGATGACGTGCTGGCCACCCTGCAGGTCTCCTCTCACAAGTGCAAAGTCATGTACTACACCGAGGTGCTGGGCTCTGAGGACTTCAG GGGTTCGATGACCAGCCTGGAGTCGAGCCACAGCGGTTTCTCTCAGCTCAGTGCCGCCACCACCTCCTCCAGTCAATCACAGTCCAGCTCAATGATCTCCAGGTAG
- the si:dkey-237i9.1 gene encoding SEC14-like protein 1 isoform X1, protein MVQKYQSPVRVYKHPFELVMEAYERRFPTCHLIPMFVASDVVEEETSEDGSTHRVERRCALDVDAPRLLKRIAGVDYVYFIQKNTLNRKERTLHIESHNETFSNRVIIHETCCYSVHPENEDWTCFEQTASLDIKSFFGFESTVEKIAMKQYASSIKKGKEIIEYYLKELEDEGITHVPRWTPSSVTLSLPRPTSLSTSPLVLPELSVTPAACVPLPTDTKDSTSQDTKQDSSALQADSLTEILAGTPEDKLDADYIKRYLGDLTPLQESCLIRLRKWLQETHKGKIPKDEHILRFLRARDFNMDRAREILCQSLTWRKQHQVDYLLETWSSPQVLQDFYTGGWHHHDRDGRPLYILRLGQMDTKGLVRALGEESLLRHVLSINEEGLRRCEENTKVFGRPISCWTCLVDLEGLNMRHLWRPGVKALLRIIEVVEANYPETLGRLLILRAPRVFPVLWTLVSPFIDENTRKKFLIYAGNDYQGPGGLVDYIDKEIIPDFLGGECMCEVPEGGLVPKSMYRTAEELENEDVRLWTETIYQSASVFKGAPHELLIEIIDASSVITWDFDMCKGDVVFNIYHSKRAPQPPRKDPLGAHGITSPGGNNVQLIDKSWTLGQDYSMVESPLTCKEGESVQGSHITRWPGFYILQWKFHNMPACSATNLPRVDDVLATLQVSSHKCKVMYYTEVLGSEDFRLVCAGSMTSLESSHSGFSQLSAATTSSSQSQSSSMISR, encoded by the exons GCCTATGAGCGCCGGTTCCCAACCTGTCACCTTATCCCTATGTTTGTGGCAAGTGATGTGGTGGAAGAGGAGACCAGCGAGGACGGTTCCACCCACAGGGTTGAGCGCCGCTGTGCCCTGGATGTTGACGCCCCACGCCTGCTCAAAAGG ATTGCAGGTGTAGATTATGTCTACTTCATCCAGAAAAACACGCTGAACCGCAAAGAAAGGACACTTCACATCGAATCCCATAATGAGACCTTCTCCAACAGGGTCATCATCCATGAGACCTGCTGCTATTCG GTTCACCCGGAAAATGAGGACTGGACATGTTTTGAGCAGACCGCCAGCTTGGACATCAAGTCCTTCTTTGGCTTTGAGAGCACTGTGGAAAAGATTGCCATGAAGCAGTATGCCAGCAGTAtcaaaaag gGGAAAGAAATCATAGAGTACTACCTGAAGGAGCTAGAAGATGAAGGGATCACCCATGTGCCGCGCTGGACTCCCTCCTCCGTCACCCTGTCTCTCCCCAGGCCAACTAGCCTCTCCACCAGCCCACTTGTTCTCCCAGAACTCTCAGTCACGCCCGCCGCTTGTGTCCCGCTGCCCACCGACACCAAGGACAGCACCTCCCAGGACACCAAGCAGGACAGCAGCGCCCTTCAGGCAGACAGCTTAACAGAGATCCTGGCTGGTACACCTGAAG ATAAGTTGGATGCAGACTATATCAAACGTTACCTAGGCGACCTGACCCCCCTGCAGGAGAGCTGTCTGATCAGACTTCGCAAATGGCTGCAGGAGACTCACAAGGGAAAG ATCCCTAAGGACGAGCACATACTGCGTTTCCTGCGTGCCAGGGACTTCAACATGGACAGGGCACGGGAGATCCTTTGCCAGTCGCTGACTTGGAGGAAGCAGCACCAGGTGGACTACCTTCTGGAGACCTGGAGCTCACCCCAGGTCCTCCAGGACTTCTACACCGGGGGATGGCACCACCATGACCGAG ATGGGCGTCCTTTGTACATCCTGAGGTTGGGCCAGATGGACACCAAAGGGCTGGTCCGTGCTCTCGGAGAGGAGTCTCTACTCAGACAT GTGCTGTCTATTAATGAGGAGGGTCTGAGACGCTGTGAGGAGAACACCAAGGTGTTTGGTCGACCCATCAG CTGTTGGACGTGTCTGGTTGATCTGGAGGGGCTTAACATGCGTCACCTGTGGCGACCGGGAGTCAAGGCGCTGCTGAGGATCATTGAGGTCGTGGAGGCCAACTACCCAGAGACTCTGGGACGGCTGCTTATCTTAAGAGCTCCCAGAGTTTTCCCTGTCCTCTGGACACTG GTGAGTCCGTTCATTGATGAAAACACACGCAAGAAGTTCCTTATCTACGCAGGCAATGACTACCAGGGTCCTGGAGGGCTGGTGGACTACATAGACAAGGAGATCATCCCTGACTTCCTGGGAGGAGAGTGTATG TGTGAGGTACCAGAAGGCGGTCTCGTTCCCAAGTCGATGTACCGCACAGCCGAGGAGCTTGAGAATGAAGACGTTCGCCTGTGGACTGAGACGATCTACCAAAGCGCCAGTGTGTTCAAGGGAGCTCCACACGAG CTTCTGATTGAGATCATCGACGCCTCCTCGGTCATCACCTGGGACTTTGACATGTGCAAAGGTGACGTGGTTTTCAACATCTACCACTCCAAACGGGCCCCCCAGCCTCCGCGTAAGGACCCCCTGGGAGCCCACGGCATTACCTCCCCGGGAGGTAACAATGTCCAGCTTATTGACAAGTCATGGACACTGGGGCAGGATTACAGCATGGTGGAGTCTCCTCTCACCTGCAAAGAGGGCGAGAGCGTGCAG GGCTCCCATATTACCCGGTGGCCAGGTTTCTATATCCTCCAGTGGAAGTTCCACAACATGCCGGCCTGCTCGGCCACCAACCTGCCCCGAGTGGATGACGTGCTGGCCACCCTGCAGGTCTCCTCTCACAAGTGCAAAGTCATGTACTACACCGAGGTGCTGGGCTCTGAGGACTTCAGGTTAGTCTGCGC GGGTTCGATGACCAGCCTGGAGTCGAGCCACAGCGGTTTCTCTCAGCTCAGTGCCGCCACCACCTCCTCCAGTCAATCACAGTCCAGCTCAATGATCTCCAGGTAG